The Ornithorhynchus anatinus isolate Pmale09 chromosome X2, mOrnAna1.pri.v4, whole genome shotgun sequence genome window below encodes:
- the LOC100088798 gene encoding cytochrome b561 domain-containing protein 2: MTLTMETESRIYRALRTASGASAHLVAVGFTIFVAVLARPGSSLFSWHPVLMSLAFSFLMTEALLVFSPESSLLRSLSRKGRARCHWVLQLLALLCALLGFGLIVYNKEVHGKTHLSTWHGRMGLLTVLWAGLQCTGGLALLYPKLLPRWPLAKLKLYHATSGLVGYLLGSTSLLLGMCSLWFTTTIPGKGWYLAVLCPILTSLVIMNQVSNAYLYRKRIQP; this comes from the exons ATGACGCTGACTATGGAGACGGAATCGCGCATCTACCGCGCCTTGCGGACCGCCTCGGGAGCCTCGGCCCATCTCGTGGCTGTGGGCTTCACGATTTTCGTGGCTGTACTGGCCCGACCCGGCTCCA GCCTGTTCTCCTGGCACCCTGTCCTCATGTCTCTGGCT ttctccttcctgatGACCGAGGCTCTGCTGGTCTTCTCCCCGGAGAGCTCTCTGCTGCGCTCGCTCTCCCGCAAGGGCCGGGCCCGCTGCCACTGGGTGCTGCAGCTGCTGgccctgctgtgtgccctgctaGGCTTTGGGCTCATCGTCTACAACAAGGAGGTGCACGGCAAGACCCACCTGAGCACCTGGCACGGGCGGATGGGACTCCTGACCGTGTTGTGGGCTGGACTGCAGTGCACGGGGGGTCTAGCTCTGCTCTATCCCAAGCTGCTGCCACGCTGGCCCTTGGCTAAGCTGAAGCTCTATCATGCAACCTCGGGCCTGGTTGGTTACCTTCTGGGCAGCaccagcctgttgttgggcatgTGCTCCCTCTGGTTTACCACTACGATTCCAGGCAAGGGCTGGTACCTTGCTgtcctctgccccatcctcacCAGCCTGGTCATCATGAACCAAGTGAGCAACGCCTATCTTTACCGCAAGAGGATCCAGCCCTGA
- the TMEM115 gene encoding transmembrane protein 115 isoform X2: MHRSLPIARQHLGVALAGASVVVKALCSAVVLLYLLSFAVDTAPGLAVTPGYLFPPNFWIWTLATHGLVERHVWDVGVSLATVIVAGRLLEPLWGALELLVFFVVVNVSVGCLGALAYLLTYMASFDLAYLFTVRISGVLGFLGGVLVALKQTMGDSIVLKVPQVRMKVVPMLLLLSLVLLRLTTLVRSSALASYGFGVLSSWIYLRFYQRHSRGRGDMSDHFAFATFFPEILQPVVGLAANLVHGLLVKARVCRKTVKRQLALKALNERLKRVEDQTAWPNMEDEDDEASTKVESLLLAEKSLGPSEKEAAPESSLITFEEAPPQL, translated from the exons ATGCACCGCTCCCTCCCCATAGCCCGCCAGCACCTGGGGGTGGCCCTGGCCGGCGCCAGCGTGGTGGTCAAGGCCCTGTGTTCGGCCGTGGTGCTGCTCTACCTGCTCTCCTTCGCCGTGGACACGGCCCCGGGCCTGGCCGTCACTCCCGGCTACCTCTTCCCGCCCAACTTCTGGATCTGGACCCTCGCTACCCACGGACTGGTGGAGCGGCACGTCTGGGACGTGGGTGTCAGCCTGGCCACGGTGATAGTCGCCGGGCGGCTCCTGGAGCCCCTCTGGGGAGCGCTGGAGTTACTCGTCTTCTTCGTAGTAGTGAATGTGTCGGTGGGGTGCCTGGGGGCCctcgcctacctcctcacctacATGGCGTCCTTCGATCTGGCCTACCTGTTCACCGTGCGGATCTCCGGCGTGCTGGGCTTCCTGGGTGGCGTCCTCGTGGCCCTCAAGCAGACCATGGGGGACAGCATCGTCCTGAAGGTGCCGCAGGTTCGGATGAAGGTGGTCCCGATGCTGCTGCTCCTGTCCCTCGTGCTCCTGCGGTTGACCACCCTGGTGCGGAGCAGCGCGTTGGCCTCTTACGGCTTCGGGGTCCTCTCTAGCTGGATCTATCTCCGCTTTTACCAGCGCCACAGCCGAGGCCGCGGGGATATGTCGGACCACTTCGCCTTCGCCACCTTCTTCCCGGAGATCCTTCAGCCCGTCGTGGGGCTGGCGGCGAACCTCGTGCACGGTCTCCTCGTGAAGGCGAGAGTCTGCCGGAAAACGGTGAAGCG GCAACTGGCCCTGAAAGCCCTAAATGAGCGGCTGAAGCGAGTGGAGGACCAGACGGCCTGGCCCAACATGGAGGACGAGGACGATGAGGCCAGTACCAAGGTGGAGAGCCTCCTGCTTGCTGAGAAAAGCCTTGGGCCCTCTGAGAAAGAGGCCGCACCCGAGTCCAGTCTGATCACCTTTGAGGAAGCCCCCCCACAGCTGTAA
- the TMEM115 gene encoding transmembrane protein 115 isoform X1 has protein sequence MHRSLPIARQHLGVALAGASVVVKALCSAVVLLYLLSFAVDTAPGLAVTPGYLFPPNFWIWTLATHGLVERHVWDVGVSLATVIVAGRLLEPLWGALELLVFFVVVNVSVGCLGALAYLLTYMASFDLAYLFTVRISGVLGFLGGVLVALKQTMGDSIVLKVPQVRMKVVPMLLLLSLVLLRLTTLVRSSALASYGFGVLSSWIYLRFYQRHSRGRGDMSDHFAFATFFPEILQPVVGLAANLVHGLLVKARVCRKTVKRYDVGAPSSITISLPGTDPQDAERRRQLALKALNERLKRVEDQTAWPNMEDEDDEASTKVESLLLAEKSLGPSEKEAAPESSLITFEEAPPQL, from the exons ATGCACCGCTCCCTCCCCATAGCCCGCCAGCACCTGGGGGTGGCCCTGGCCGGCGCCAGCGTGGTGGTCAAGGCCCTGTGTTCGGCCGTGGTGCTGCTCTACCTGCTCTCCTTCGCCGTGGACACGGCCCCGGGCCTGGCCGTCACTCCCGGCTACCTCTTCCCGCCCAACTTCTGGATCTGGACCCTCGCTACCCACGGACTGGTGGAGCGGCACGTCTGGGACGTGGGTGTCAGCCTGGCCACGGTGATAGTCGCCGGGCGGCTCCTGGAGCCCCTCTGGGGAGCGCTGGAGTTACTCGTCTTCTTCGTAGTAGTGAATGTGTCGGTGGGGTGCCTGGGGGCCctcgcctacctcctcacctacATGGCGTCCTTCGATCTGGCCTACCTGTTCACCGTGCGGATCTCCGGCGTGCTGGGCTTCCTGGGTGGCGTCCTCGTGGCCCTCAAGCAGACCATGGGGGACAGCATCGTCCTGAAGGTGCCGCAGGTTCGGATGAAGGTGGTCCCGATGCTGCTGCTCCTGTCCCTCGTGCTCCTGCGGTTGACCACCCTGGTGCGGAGCAGCGCGTTGGCCTCTTACGGCTTCGGGGTCCTCTCTAGCTGGATCTATCTCCGCTTTTACCAGCGCCACAGCCGAGGCCGCGGGGATATGTCGGACCACTTCGCCTTCGCCACCTTCTTCCCGGAGATCCTTCAGCCCGTCGTGGGGCTGGCGGCGAACCTCGTGCACGGTCTCCTCGTGAAGGCGAGAGTCTGCCGGAAAACGGTGAAGCGGTATGACGTGGGGGCCCCGTCGTCCATTACCATTAGTCTGCCCGGGACAGATCCCCAGGATGCTGAGCGGAGAAG GCAACTGGCCCTGAAAGCCCTAAATGAGCGGCTGAAGCGAGTGGAGGACCAGACGGCCTGGCCCAACATGGAGGACGAGGACGATGAGGCCAGTACCAAGGTGGAGAGCCTCCTGCTTGCTGAGAAAAGCCTTGGGCCCTCTGAGAAAGAGGCCGCACCCGAGTCCAGTCTGATCACCTTTGAGGAAGCCCCCCCACAGCTGTAA